From Patescibacteria group bacterium, a single genomic window includes:
- a CDS encoding Mur ligase family protein: protein MNFSEAYNFIISLNNLSKNDYLQGKDNPKLYLKRLQCLLDIMGNPEKKIKHYIHITGTSGKGSVATFVSSILRASGKKVGLLTSPHPSIITERWEVGGQEMEKYEFVENTIFLKTALKKYLQKYVNSPWGLPSFFEIITAMGLCYFAQKKVDFAVLEVGCGGRYDSTNIIPKKDIAIITNIGLDHTDILGTSKAKIAREKSGIIKRGCRVLTMERDPKINAILAKEARAQKARLIEFNSKYTLIKTDTQGSIFKYQNQTYTLSVLGKHQIENSILAIQAAKLLKIKNSAIKKGLAQTKMPIRMEVVSRKPLIILDGAHNPDKIRAAIKTISDLKLKNINLLVGFSGNKNIKKMISQLAGLKPKIIACTRYTINPLRKVADPKDLADRFKKLLPKTDIKIFIDPKDAFLETKARLKANDMLLVTGSMFLAGELRTQN from the coding sequence ATGAATTTTTCCGAGGCGTACAATTTCATAATTTCCCTCAATAATCTTTCCAAGAATGATTACCTGCAGGGTAAAGATAATCCCAAACTGTATCTGAAAAGATTGCAGTGCCTTTTAGATATTATGGGTAATCCGGAAAAAAAGATTAAACATTACATTCATATCACCGGCACCAGCGGCAAGGGCTCGGTGGCTACGTTTGTCAGTTCCATTCTGCGCGCCAGTGGCAAAAAAGTCGGCCTGCTCACCTCTCCTCATCCGTCTATTATAACCGAAAGGTGGGAAGTAGGCGGACAAGAGATGGAAAAATATGAATTTGTGGAGAACACAATCTTTTTAAAAACCGCCCTAAAAAAATATTTGCAGAAATATGTGAACTCCCCTTGGGGACTACCGAGTTTTTTTGAAATAATCACGGCCATGGGGCTTTGTTATTTTGCCCAAAAAAAAGTTGACTTCGCCGTGCTTGAAGTCGGTTGCGGCGGCCGCTATGACTCAACCAATATAATTCCCAAAAAAGACATTGCCATCATTACCAACATCGGCCTTGATCACACCGACATCTTGGGCACTTCCAAAGCCAAAATTGCCCGGGAAAAATCCGGCATTATCAAACGCGGCTGCAGGGTTTTAACTATGGAACGCGACCCTAAAATTAATGCGATTCTCGCTAAGGAAGCCCGGGCGCAAAAAGCGCGCCTGATTGAATTTAATTCCAAATATACTTTAATAAAAACCGACACGCAAGGCAGTATCTTTAAATATCAGAACCAGACCTACACACTCTCTGTTTTAGGAAAACACCAAATTGAAAACTCTATCTTGGCTATCCAAGCCGCAAAACTTTTAAAAATTAAGAATTCGGCCATAAAAAAAGGACTGGCACAAACAAAAATGCCAATCCGGATGGAGGTTGTGTCAAGAAAACCGCTGATTATTTTAGATGGCGCCCACAATCCGGACAAAATCAGAGCCGCGATCAAAACCATTAGTGATTTAAAATTAAAAAATATTAATCTGCTGGTCGGATTTTCGGGCAACAAAAACATCAAAAAGATGATTAGCCAACTGGCCGGGCTAAAACCAAAAATAATTGCCTGCACCAGATATACAATCAACCCTCTGCGCAAAGTGGCTGACCCCAAAGACCTGGCTGACAGATTTAAAAAATTGCTGCCAAAAACAGACATTAAAATTTTTATAGACCCCAAAGATGCTTTCCTGGAAACCAAAGCGCGACTCAAGGCAAATGACATGTTGCTTGTGACCGGTTCCATGTTTCTGGCCGGAGAACTGCGCACTCAAAATTGA
- the topA gene encoding type I DNA topoisomerase, whose product MKTLVIVESPTKAKTITKYLGKDYIVKSSFGHVRDLPKTKLGVDVEHNFEPQYIISKDKTKTVKELKDAAKKVDEILFATDEDREGEAISWHLAHILDIEPEHAQRIVFHEITKHAITNALEHPRALDLKMVDAQQARRVLDRLVGYELSPFLWRKVAKGLSAGRVQSVAVRLTVEREREITAFKPEEYWSVEGLFETAKHESILAKLFSVNEKKFDKLDIKNKEQVDKILKDLEKTGYKVAEVEEKKTKRMPSPPFTTSTLQQEANNHLGFSAKQTMRLAQQLYEGVELGSEGHVGLITYMRTDSVNLSEKFLGEAKEIIGKEFGAKYQLSNPRVYSNKSKNAQEAHEAIRPTEVMRTPESMEAHLDRNQYRLYDLIWRRAVATQMAPAELNATVIDIISKNNYQFRANGQTIAFDGYLKLYPDKAKENILPTVTKGEDLNCKELKPEQHFTEPPARYSDATLVKALEQYGIGRPSTYAPTIATIEDRGYVERDEKKRLKPKDIAFVVNDLLVEHFPDIVNYQFTAKMEDDLDEIARGKKEWQPVISEFYIPFKKNLTAKDKELSKKEITEEKTDEVCEKCGSPMVIKTGRFGKFLACSNYPECKNTKNIGADGKIEEEKIELTDQKCEKCGAQMVMRHGRFGPFLGCSAYPKCKNIKNIEVKINMKCPKCGQGDLVEKRTKRGKPFYGCNRYPDCDFALWEKPTGEMCTECKSPMVYAAKGQTKCSNKECTTSSKPIS is encoded by the coding sequence ATGAAAACACTGGTAATCGTAGAATCACCGACCAAAGCCAAAACCATCACCAAATATTTAGGAAAGGACTACATTGTTAAGTCCTCTTTTGGCCATGTCCGCGATTTACCAAAAACCAAACTGGGAGTCGATGTGGAACATAATTTTGAACCGCAATACATCATCAGCAAGGACAAAACCAAAACCGTCAAAGAGTTAAAAGACGCAGCCAAAAAAGTTGACGAAATCCTATTCGCGACTGATGAGGACCGAGAAGGTGAAGCCATCTCCTGGCATTTGGCGCATATTCTGGATATTGAGCCGGAACATGCCCAAAGAATTGTCTTCCACGAAATCACCAAGCACGCAATCACAAACGCGCTTGAACATCCGCGCGCATTGGACTTAAAAATGGTTGACGCTCAACAGGCCCGCCGTGTTTTAGACCGCCTGGTGGGTTATGAGTTGTCGCCCTTTTTATGGCGCAAGGTGGCCAAGGGTTTATCTGCCGGACGCGTCCAATCCGTGGCCGTGCGCTTAACAGTGGAAAGAGAAAGAGAGATTACGGCCTTTAAACCGGAAGAATACTGGAGCGTGGAAGGACTTTTTGAAACCGCCAAACATGAATCTATTTTAGCAAAATTATTTTCTGTAAACGAAAAGAAGTTTGATAAACTTGATATAAAAAACAAGGAGCAGGTTGATAAAATCCTGAAAGATTTGGAAAAAACTGGCTATAAAGTTGCGGAGGTTGAAGAAAAAAAGACAAAGCGCATGCCCTCTCCCCCGTTTACCACTTCCACCCTGCAACAGGAGGCCAATAATCATCTTGGATTTTCAGCCAAACAAACCATGCGACTGGCCCAACAGCTGTATGAAGGCGTTGAACTTGGCAGTGAAGGCCACGTGGGTCTTATAACCTACATGCGAACCGATTCAGTGAACTTATCAGAAAAATTTTTAGGCGAAGCCAAAGAAATTATCGGCAAAGAATTTGGCGCTAAATACCAATTAAGCAATCCCCGGGTTTACAGCAACAAAAGCAAAAACGCCCAGGAGGCCCACGAAGCCATCCGCCCGACCGAAGTAATGCGCACCCCCGAGTCAATGGAAGCTCATTTGGATAGAAATCAATACCGCTTATATGATTTGATTTGGCGCCGGGCCGTAGCCACCCAGATGGCTCCCGCGGAACTAAACGCGACAGTCATAGATATAATCAGTAAAAATAATTACCAATTCCGGGCCAACGGGCAAACCATTGCCTTTGACGGCTATTTAAAACTCTACCCGGATAAAGCCAAAGAAAATATTTTGCCGACTGTCACCAAAGGCGAAGATCTAAACTGCAAAGAACTTAAACCCGAACAGCATTTCACTGAACCGCCGGCCAGATACTCCGATGCCACGCTGGTCAAAGCCCTGGAACAATACGGCATCGGCCGGCCATCAACTTACGCGCCAACCATAGCCACCATTGAAGACCGCGGTTATGTTGAGCGTGATGAAAAAAAGCGCCTCAAACCAAAAGACATCGCTTTTGTGGTCAATGATTTACTGGTTGAACATTTTCCCGACATTGTAAATTACCAATTTACCGCCAAAATGGAAGATGATCTGGATGAAATCGCCAGAGGCAAAAAAGAGTGGCAACCGGTTATCTCCGAATTTTATATTCCTTTTAAGAAAAATTTAACTGCCAAAGACAAGGAACTCTCCAAAAAAGAAATCACCGAAGAAAAAACCGATGAGGTCTGCGAAAAATGCGGATCGCCGATGGTGATTAAAACCGGGCGCTTCGGCAAATTCTTGGCCTGTTCAAATTATCCGGAATGCAAAAACACCAAAAATATCGGCGCTGACGGCAAAATAGAAGAAGAAAAAATTGAGCTGACTGATCAAAAATGCGAAAAATGCGGAGCGCAAATGGTTATGCGCCATGGCCGGTTCGGACCATTTCTCGGCTGTTCAGCTTACCCGAAGTGCAAAAATATAAAAAATATTGAAGTTAAAATAAACATGAAATGCCCGAAGTGCGGCCAGGGCGACCTGGTGGAAAAACGCACCAAACGCGGTAAACCATTTTACGGCTGTAATCGCTACCCGGATTGTGATTTTGCTTTGTGGGAAAAACCAACCGGAGAGATGTGCACAGAATGCAAAAGCCCGATGGTTTACGCGGCCAAAGGACAAACCAAGTGCAGTAATAAAGAATGCACTACATCTTCAAAACCAATCTCTTAA
- the mgtA gene encoding magnesium-translocating P-type ATPase codes for MGLTTKKAKELLKRFGPNLIQYKVEHPPLVQFLLEFKNPLIFILIIAAVISFFMGEWVSSIIIILMVLLSTVLDFVNTYKSQKAANSLKEKVRVSANTLRDGKLQELPVSQLVPGDVVLLEPGDVIPADGKVIIGKDFFVDESTLTGESYPLEKLNGEVVFMGSSAVTGDAKILIEQTGKNTKFSHIAEALLKKDEMTDFDRGIQQFSYLILKVILILVVCIFLFNIITGHNSFFDAFLFALALAVGLTPELLPMIITFNLSKGSLALAKEGVIVKKLSAIQNFGSMDILCTDKTGTLTDGKIALVKYTDGLGKESDDVLLCAYINSFYETGIKNPLDNAVREFRKIKISEYKKVDEIPFDYVRRRGSIVVDDGSRIMITKGVPEEIFKISKFYQNANHEFAGKIKTETLKNYESLSRDGFRVLAVAKKVLTGKKSVYSKDDEGDMIFMGFIAFLDPPKLTVTETLKVMEEYGIEIKILTGDNELVTQRVAQEINLKVKGVLSGAQIANMSMGVLEKVVEETTIFARLSPDQKTKIIKVLQKNGHVVGYLGDGINDSPALKAADAGISVNNAVDVAKESADLILLRKSLRELVNGVIEGRKTFSNTIKYLMMNLSSNFGNMFSLAGASLFLPFLPMLPSQVLLNNLMYDTSQFTIPLDNVDKEDVKKPRKWDIKFLKKFMLIFGPVSSIYDFATFIFLFYIFHLNASAFQSGWFLESLATQTLVVHIIRTRKLSFIKSRASWALFLSTFAIVVLSWFLVFSGWAGYFGFTALNLKQGLTIVGIVIVYLINVEVVKKWFFKRLVLKM; via the coding sequence ATGGGCCTGACAACAAAAAAGGCCAAGGAGCTTTTAAAAAGGTTTGGGCCGAATCTAATCCAATATAAGGTTGAACACCCGCCACTAGTTCAATTTCTTTTGGAATTCAAAAATCCGTTGATTTTTATTTTGATTATCGCCGCGGTCATATCTTTTTTCATGGGCGAGTGGGTGAGTTCAATCATTATTATTTTAATGGTGCTTTTAAGTACGGTTTTGGATTTTGTTAATACCTATAAATCACAAAAAGCGGCCAATAGTTTAAAAGAAAAGGTGCGAGTTTCAGCCAATACTTTAAGGGATGGCAAGCTGCAGGAACTGCCCGTGAGTCAACTGGTGCCGGGTGACGTGGTTTTGCTTGAGCCGGGCGATGTTATTCCGGCCGACGGCAAAGTGATTATCGGAAAAGATTTTTTCGTGGATGAATCAACCCTGACCGGCGAATCATACCCCTTGGAGAAACTAAACGGCGAGGTGGTTTTTATGGGCAGCAGCGCGGTTACCGGCGACGCCAAAATTTTAATTGAACAAACCGGAAAAAATACAAAATTCAGCCATATCGCGGAAGCGCTCTTAAAAAAAGATGAAATGACTGATTTTGACCGCGGCATTCAGCAGTTCAGTTATTTGATTTTAAAAGTTATTTTGATTTTGGTGGTTTGTATTTTTTTGTTTAATATTATTACCGGGCATAATAGTTTTTTTGATGCCTTTTTATTTGCTTTGGCCTTGGCGGTGGGCCTGACTCCCGAGCTCCTGCCGATGATTATCACCTTTAACCTTTCCAAGGGGTCTCTGGCGCTGGCCAAGGAAGGCGTGATTGTGAAAAAGTTATCAGCCATTCAGAATTTCGGCAGTATGGATATTTTGTGTACTGATAAAACCGGTACTTTAACTGACGGCAAAATTGCACTGGTTAAATATACCGATGGGTTGGGCAAGGAATCGGATGATGTTTTGCTTTGTGCCTATATCAACAGTTTTTATGAAACGGGCATAAAAAATCCGCTGGACAATGCCGTCAGGGAATTTAGAAAAATTAAAATTTCCGAATATAAGAAGGTTGATGAAATTCCGTTTGATTATGTCCGGCGCCGGGGATCGATTGTGGTTGATGACGGCAGCAGAATTATGATCACCAAGGGCGTGCCCGAGGAAATATTTAAAATATCAAAATTTTATCAAAATGCCAATCATGAGTTTGCCGGAAAGATTAAAACCGAGACCTTAAAAAATTATGAAAGTTTAAGCCGGGACGGTTTCAGGGTTTTGGCCGTAGCCAAAAAAGTGCTGACGGGGAAAAAGAGTGTTTATTCCAAGGATGATGAGGGTGATATGATTTTTATGGGTTTTATCGCCTTTTTGGATCCGCCCAAGCTCACCGTTACCGAAACCTTAAAAGTTATGGAAGAATATGGAATTGAAATCAAGATTTTAACCGGCGATAATGAGCTGGTCACACAAAGAGTGGCGCAGGAAATTAATTTAAAAGTGAAGGGGGTTTTGAGCGGAGCGCAGATTGCGAACATGAGTATGGGTGTTTTGGAAAAAGTGGTTGAGGAGACCACGATTTTTGCCAGATTGTCACCGGATCAGAAGACAAAAATAATAAAAGTTTTGCAGAAAAACGGACATGTGGTGGGTTATCTGGGCGACGGTATTAATGATTCGCCGGCGCTAAAAGCCGCTGATGCCGGCATATCGGTAAATAACGCGGTTGATGTGGCTAAAGAAAGCGCGGATTTGATTCTGCTCCGGAAAAGTTTGCGGGAACTGGTCAATGGAGTTATAGAGGGGCGCAAGACCTTTTCTAATACCATTAAATATCTGATGATGAATTTGAGTTCTAATTTTGGGAACATGTTTTCTTTGGCCGGCGCCTCGCTGTTTTTGCCGTTTTTACCCATGCTGCCGTCGCAGGTCCTGCTCAACAATTTAATGTATGATACCTCTCAATTTACAATTCCCTTAGATAATGTTGATAAAGAAGATGTAAAAAAGCCCAGGAAATGGGATATAAAATTTTTAAAGAAGTTTATGCTGATTTTCGGACCGGTCAGTTCCATTTATGACTTCGCCACTTTTATATTTTTATTTTATATTTTTCATCTTAATGCCAGCGCTTTTCAGTCGGGCTGGTTTTTGGAGTCGCTGGCAACGCAGACCCTGGTGGTGCACATTATCCGCACCAGAAAATTATCTTTTATCAAGAGCCGAGCTTCGTGGGCCTTATTTTTGAGCACGTTCGCGATTGTGGTTCTTAGCTGGTTTTTGGTGTTTAGCGGCTGGGCCGGGTATTTTGGGTTTACGGCTTTAAACTTAAAACAAGGTCTGACTATAGTGGGTATAGTGATTGTTTATCTGATAAATGTGGAAGTAGTTAAAAAATGGTTCTTTAAGAGATTGGTTTTGAAGATGTAG
- a CDS encoding peptidoglycan bridge formation glycyltransferase FemA/FemB family protein, with the protein MILIKIAENQAEWDSWLLKENRPCNRFTQSWQWGDILIAEGKKVERLKVVEGEKILAEAQVVYSNLIFGWKYAFCPNGPVIAQEDDKVYKILADYFKQKGCIFFRIEPEKFTARGSAQKTIELNPPATLILDLKKSEADLLAGMHQKTRYNLNLAAKKNIRIENKKDFDIFWNLMKETGKRDQFKLHYEDHYKQILSSNLSYQLTAFCDNRPIACIICIGFGNTFTYLYGASDYAHRNLMAPYLLQWEAIKLAKGLGFVCYDFFGVAPQTNGQAGEYEYSPKHQYAGVTRFKLGFGGMPYSAAGTRDIIIENKKYNFYKFLRRLRRLI; encoded by the coding sequence ATAATTCTGATAAAAATAGCCGAAAATCAAGCAGAATGGGACAGTTGGCTTCTTAAAGAAAACCGCCCATGCAATCGCTTCACACAGTCCTGGCAGTGGGGGGATATTTTGATAGCTGAAGGTAAAAAAGTTGAGCGACTAAAGGTAGTTGAGGGGGAAAAAATTTTGGCGGAGGCGCAGGTCGTTTACTCCAACCTTATTTTTGGGTGGAAGTACGCGTTTTGTCCGAACGGGCCGGTAATCGCTCAAGAAGATGATAAGGTTTATAAAATTTTAGCGGATTATTTTAAACAAAAGGGTTGTATATTTTTCAGAATTGAACCGGAGAAATTCACAGCGCGTGGGTCCGCCCAAAAAACCATAGAGCTTAACCCTCCAGCCACGCTCATTTTGGATTTAAAAAAATCAGAAGCGGATTTATTGGCAGGCATGCATCAAAAAACCAGATATAACCTAAATTTGGCGGCTAAGAAAAATATCAGAATTGAAAATAAAAAAGATTTTGATATTTTTTGGAACTTGATGAAAGAAACCGGCAAGCGCGATCAGTTTAAATTGCACTATGAAGACCACTATAAACAGATTTTAAGTTCAAATTTATCGTATCAACTGACGGCCTTCTGTGATAACAGGCCGATTGCCTGTATAATATGTATAGGGTTCGGCAACACATTTACTTATTTATACGGTGCCTCTGACTATGCTCATAGAAATTTAATGGCTCCGTATCTGTTGCAATGGGAAGCGATAAAATTGGCTAAGGGCTTGGGTTTTGTCTGTTATGATTTTTTTGGGGTGGCGCCCCAAACCAACGGGCAGGCCGGGGAATATGAATATAGTCCCAAACATCAGTATGCGGGAGTAACCAGATTTAAACTTGGTTTTGGGGGTATGCCGTATTCTGCCGCCGGAACCCGGGATATAATAATAGAGAATAAAAAATATAATTTTTATAAATTTTTGCGGCGGCTGCGGAGGTTAATCTAA
- the rpmF gene encoding 50S ribosomal protein L32 encodes MGLPGHRRTSSHKNRRAAHFALKIANATVCPKCKHPVMPHHACAFCGTYRGRQVFNVDKRTSRSTRRAKAKKA; translated from the coding sequence ATGGGTTTACCAGGCCATCGCCGAACATCATCTCACAAGAACCGCCGCGCCGCGCATTTTGCTTTAAAAATTGCAAATGCCACTGTTTGTCCAAAATGCAAACACCCGGTTATGCCGCACCACGCTTGCGCGTTTTGTGGAACTTATCGCGGACGCCAGGTTTTTAATGTTGATAAGCGAACTTCTCGTTCAACCAGGAGAGCAAAAGCCAAAAAGGCCTAA
- the nusB gene encoding transcription antitermination factor NusB: protein MSNRHLARSIAMQALFEWDFNDQSKDALPEITERDLQEFGPGLDEVDFAKAIVAGVQKNLKEIDKLIVKYAPQWPIEQITIIDRNILRIGIYELQFNNEVPPKVAINEAIELAKNFGGPSSGRFVNGVLGAIYKNLPKEEESEKK from the coding sequence ATGTCAAATCGCCATTTAGCCAGAAGCATCGCCATGCAAGCTTTGTTTGAATGGGATTTTAACGACCAGTCAAAAGACGCCCTGCCGGAAATAACCGAACGCGACTTGCAGGAATTCGGTCCCGGGCTGGATGAGGTTGATTTTGCCAAAGCAATCGTCGCCGGGGTGCAGAAAAATTTAAAAGAGATTGACAAATTGATTGTCAAATACGCCCCGCAATGGCCGATTGAACAAATCACGATTATTGACCGGAATATTCTGCGCATCGGCATCTATGAATTGCAATTTAACAACGAAGTCCCGCCCAAGGTAGCCATAAACGAGGCGATTGAATTGGCTAAAAACTTTGGTGGCCCTTCTTCAGGCAGATTTGTCAACGGTGTTTTAGGTGCGATCTACAAAAATTTGCCGAAAGAAGAAGAATCAGAAAAAAAATAA
- the rnc gene encoding ribonuclease III: protein MKNKIAEREDVKEKKYDSLEEKIGIKFKHPEYLVQAFVHRSYLNEHHDFPLGHNERLEFLGDAVLELIVTEFLFKEYANPEGELTNWRAALVNAKILASIAYEIGMEPYLFLSRGESKDAGTKARDYIMANTFESLVGAIYVDRGYDSAEKFVSEWVLPKLPYILENGLYMDAKSRFQESAQEVVGATPSYRVVHEEGPDHIKFFKIGVYLNGELVATGEGTSKQEAQTEAAEAALKIKGWKGPKVNVMKKSAGDPI, encoded by the coding sequence ATGAAAAATAAAATTGCAGAAAGAGAAGACGTAAAAGAAAAAAAATACGATTCCCTGGAAGAAAAAATCGGAATTAAATTCAAGCACCCGGAATATCTGGTTCAGGCCTTTGTCCATCGTTCATACTTAAATGAGCATCATGATTTTCCTTTGGGCCATAATGAACGTCTGGAATTTTTGGGAGATGCGGTTTTGGAACTGATTGTCACGGAATTTTTGTTTAAGGAATACGCCAATCCGGAAGGAGAACTGACAAATTGGCGCGCCGCGCTCGTTAATGCCAAAATTTTGGCCAGCATTGCCTATGAAATTGGCATGGAACCGTATTTGTTTTTAAGCCGCGGCGAATCAAAAGATGCCGGCACCAAAGCCAGGGACTACATCATGGCTAACACCTTTGAATCCTTGGTCGGCGCCATCTATGTGGACCGGGGCTATGACTCTGCAGAAAAATTTGTGTCTGAATGGGTGTTGCCAAAATTGCCGTATATTCTTGAAAATGGATTATACATGGACGCCAAAAGCCGTTTCCAGGAATCGGCGCAGGAAGTTGTCGGAGCGACTCCTTCCTACCGGGTGGTACACGAAGAAGGCCCGGATCATATTAAATTTTTCAAAATCGGAGTTTACTTAAACGGTGAACTGGTGGCCACCGGCGAAGGCACAAGCAAACAGGAAGCGCAAACCGAAGCGGCCGAAGCGGCCCTGAAAATTAAGGGCTGGAAGGGTCCGAAGGTAAATGTGATGAAGAAGAGTGCAGGAGACCCTATCTAA
- a CDS encoding endonuclease Q family protein: MLFKKGWTHKKRFVLKKILDLHIHSRYSRACSAELELPKIAKACEGKGIDIVATGDYTHPLWFKHIKESLVEVAAGAGIYKLKDNSSPTKFILSTEISCIYKHKDKTRRVHLLILAPSIEAVEKFNRALEEKNINVRSDGRPIMGLSAKVILSMILAIDPRFMLIPAHIWTPWFSVLGSKSGYDSFEECFEELTPHVKAGETGLSSDPPMNHRLSKLDNITLVSNSDAHGLNNLGREANRFEFADEADINYDEITRIIKTGDKKKFLYTIEFYPEEGKYHFDGHRDCEIVLSPKETKAKKFICPKCKKPVTVGVLHRVDDLADREENNIPVDKFIPHKYIVPLKEVLGKVYDVGPASKKVKNEYDLMIKKIGSEFYILLDAGLEEIEKNISDANILTAIANMRAGHVKVHPGYDGEFGVVEVLTDGRKNDLKQSRLL, translated from the coding sequence ATGCTTTTCAAAAAGGGCTGGACACATAAGAAAAGATTTGTGCTTAAAAAAATTCTGGATTTGCATATCCACTCGCGTTATTCCCGGGCCTGCTCGGCTGAATTAGAATTGCCAAAAATTGCCAAGGCCTGCGAAGGCAAGGGGATTGATATCGTGGCGACCGGCGACTACACCCATCCTCTGTGGTTTAAACATATAAAAGAAAGTTTAGTGGAGGTTGCCGCCGGCGCCGGAATTTATAAATTAAAAGATAATTCCAGCCCGACAAAATTTATTTTAAGCACTGAAATTTCGTGTATCTACAAACATAAAGATAAAACCCGGCGGGTGCATTTGTTGATTTTGGCGCCAAGTATTGAAGCAGTAGAAAAATTTAATCGGGCTTTGGAAGAAAAAAATATAAATGTCAGATCAGACGGTCGGCCGATTATGGGTTTATCGGCAAAAGTAATTTTAAGCATGATTTTGGCTATTGATCCGAGGTTTATGCTGATACCGGCCCACATTTGGACGCCGTGGTTTTCGGTTTTGGGTTCAAAATCCGGGTATGACTCATTTGAAGAGTGCTTTGAAGAGCTGACCCCGCATGTAAAAGCCGGAGAAACCGGGCTTTCCAGCGATCCACCGATGAATCATCGGCTGTCTAAACTGGATAACATTACTCTGGTATCAAACTCCGATGCGCACGGCCTCAATAATTTAGGCAGGGAAGCCAACCGGTTTGAATTTGCGGATGAAGCGGATATAAATTATGACGAAATCACGCGCATTATCAAAACCGGTGATAAGAAAAAGTTTTTATACACGATTGAATTTTATCCGGAGGAAGGAAAGTATCATTTTGACGGCCATCGCGATTGCGAAATCGTTTTATCACCAAAAGAAACCAAGGCCAAAAAATTTATTTGTCCGAAATGCAAGAAACCGGTAACGGTTGGCGTTCTGCACCGCGTTGATGATTTGGCCGATCGCGAAGAAAATAATATTCCTGTGGATAAGTTCATCCCGCACAAGTATATTGTGCCTTTAAAAGAAGTGCTGGGAAAAGTATACGACGTCGGTCCGGCGAGTAAAAAAGTAAAAAACGAGTATGATTTAATGATAAAAAAGATCGGCAGTGAATTTTATATTTTATTGGACGCGGGCTTAGAAGAAATTGAAAAAAATATTTCTGATGCCAATATTTTAACAGCCATAGCCAATATGCGGGCCGGGCATGTGAAGGTGCACCCGGGGTATGACGGAGAATTTGGTGTTGTTGAAGTGTTAACTGACGGGAGAAAAAACGATTTAAAACAGTCCAGATTGCTCTAA
- a CDS encoding 2-oxoacid:acceptor oxidoreductase family protein, protein MLLKIILAGDGGQGIQLMADVICKAVFENNKHVTYIPNYGLEQRGGVSLAFIQISDKGISYPKFTEPDILVIMSDQARERTTNYISDDVKIFDVKDYAGLAGLQAKNFNVFFLGLLAKLLEHKGVLKIAETLMLLEGRLKEKAGWEENKNAFQKGLDT, encoded by the coding sequence ATGCTGTTAAAAATAATTTTAGCCGGCGACGGGGGCCAGGGAATTCAGCTGATGGCTGACGTTATCTGCAAGGCCGTTTTTGAAAACAACAAGCACGTTACCTATATTCCCAATTACGGGCTGGAACAAAGGGGAGGCGTGTCTTTGGCCTTTATCCAAATCAGCGACAAAGGCATTTCTTATCCGAAATTCACTGAACCGGATATTTTGGTGATCATGTCCGATCAGGCCAGGGAGCGGACAACAAATTATATATCCGATGATGTAAAAATTTTTGATGTTAAGGATTACGCGGGTCTTGCCGGACTGCAGGCGAAAAATTTTAATGTATTTTTTCTCGGACTTTTGGCGAAACTGTTGGAACACAAGGGCGTTTTAAAGATTGCCGAAACCCTGATGCTGCTTGAAGGACGGCTGAAAGAAAAAGCTGGCTGGGAGGAAAATAAAAATGCTTTTCAAAAAGGGCTGGACACATAA